A stretch of Kyrpidia spormannii DNA encodes these proteins:
- a CDS encoding D-alanyl-D-alanine carboxypeptidase family protein has protein sequence MAGRVLAGVVAVTMVLFPGVGGASAHSPDVYGISAQGAAVVDVGSGRVLYEKNGNQMMPIASLTKIVTGWLAVESGRLDERVTISANAARKEGSSVYLRAGETYTLRDLVYAMMLRSGNDAATAVAEHLAGSEGRFAALMNAKAREMGLRHVHFANPHGLDAPGHGASAVDLAMMTAKALQNPEFAAVVRTKYHRMPWPGESWDRVMRNKNKMLWRYPGADGVKTGYTKRAGRCLASSATRDGHQVVVVVLKDPDDWADTARLFDHVFQTYEWVPVPGGPASVPVRGGVVPTVPVRVQGPDRFPIRADEKFHVDWELKPRLRAPVSRGEPAGLLRIQVGEEVHRYAIVAMQPVDRRPWWDLRRLWL, from the coding sequence ATGGCGGGGCGGGTGTTGGCAGGGGTTGTCGCGGTAACGATGGTTCTGTTTCCAGGTGTGGGGGGTGCCTCGGCGCACTCCCCGGATGTGTATGGGATCTCTGCCCAAGGGGCGGCGGTGGTGGACGTTGGAAGTGGTCGGGTCCTGTACGAGAAAAATGGGAACCAGATGATGCCCATTGCCAGCTTGACCAAAATTGTCACCGGGTGGCTCGCCGTGGAATCGGGACGCCTGGACGAGCGGGTGACCATCAGCGCCAATGCCGCCCGGAAAGAAGGGTCATCGGTGTATCTTCGGGCCGGGGAGACGTACACGTTGCGGGATCTCGTGTATGCCATGATGCTGCGCTCTGGGAACGACGCCGCCACTGCCGTGGCCGAACACCTGGCCGGATCTGAAGGTCGGTTTGCGGCCCTGATGAATGCCAAGGCTCGTGAAATGGGGCTGCGGCATGTTCATTTTGCGAATCCTCACGGGTTGGACGCACCGGGACATGGGGCTTCTGCGGTGGATTTGGCCATGATGACGGCGAAAGCCTTGCAGAATCCCGAGTTCGCGGCGGTGGTTCGCACCAAATACCATCGAATGCCCTGGCCGGGGGAATCCTGGGACCGGGTGATGCGCAATAAGAACAAGATGTTGTGGCGCTACCCGGGAGCAGACGGCGTGAAAACGGGCTACACGAAGCGGGCCGGTCGTTGCTTGGCGTCCTCGGCGACCCGGGATGGGCATCAGGTGGTGGTGGTGGTCTTGAAGGATCCGGACGATTGGGCGGATACGGCTCGGTTGTTCGATCATGTATTTCAGACCTACGAGTGGGTGCCGGTTCCAGGGGGACCGGCCTCGGTGCCGGTTCGGGGTGGTGTGGTGCCAACCGTTCCGGTGCGGGTACAGGGCCCGGACCGGTTTCCCATCCGGGCTGACGAAAAGTTTCACGTGGACTGGGAACTAAAGCCAAGACTCCGGGCGCCCGTTTCACGGGGCGAACCCGCAGGCCTGTTGCGGATTCAGGTGGGGGAAGAGGTTCATCGATATGCAATTGTAGCGATGCAACCCGTGGATCGGCGCCCCTGGTGGGACCTTCGCCGTTTGTGGTTGTAG
- a CDS encoding nucleoside recognition domain-containing protein, which produces MVSALWLGLLISGFVAAAFQGKIDIVTQSMLKGAEEGVAVALGLISILVLWLGVMRVAEEAGLIAALARLLRPLAGWLFPSVPADHPAMGSILSNMSANILGLGNAATPLGLKAMRQLQELNPDKEQASDAMCTLLALNTASLTLLPTTVIALRMQYGATSPTDIVAPTILATAVGTAAAIFLDRYYRRREARGRRGAKK; this is translated from the coding sequence ATGGTCAGCGCGCTGTGGCTCGGATTGTTGATCTCTGGGTTTGTGGCGGCGGCGTTCCAAGGCAAAATCGACATCGTGACTCAGAGTATGCTCAAGGGAGCGGAGGAGGGCGTGGCCGTCGCCCTGGGCCTCATCAGTATCCTCGTCCTGTGGCTGGGGGTGATGCGGGTCGCAGAAGAGGCCGGGTTAATTGCCGCCCTGGCCCGGCTGCTGCGGCCTTTGGCCGGATGGTTGTTTCCCTCGGTCCCCGCCGATCACCCGGCTATGGGGTCCATCCTGTCAAACATGAGTGCGAATATTCTCGGTCTGGGCAATGCGGCGACGCCCTTGGGGCTCAAGGCCATGCGGCAACTCCAGGAGCTCAATCCCGACAAGGAGCAGGCGAGTGACGCCATGTGCACCTTGCTGGCCCTCAACACCGCCAGCCTGACCCTTTTGCCCACGACGGTGATCGCACTGCGCATGCAGTACGGCGCCACCAGTCCCACGGATATTGTCGCCCCTACGATTCTCGCCACCGCTGTGGGGACGGCGGCGGCGATCTTTCTCGATCGCTATTACCGCCGCCGGGAGGCTCGGGGTAGGAGGGGGGCGAAAAAGTGA
- a CDS encoding spore maturation protein → MLPTFFVGTVLWAALRRVPVYETFVTGAKDGFETAVRIIPHLVGMMVAIRVFRDSGALEWITGLVAQWISGIFPAEVLPMVLLRPISGTGSLTYMIDVLRTHGGDSWVGRLASTIQGSTDTTLYVITVYFGSVGIRKVRYALKVGLLSDLVSAAASAVAVWLVFGPPG, encoded by the coding sequence ATGTTGCCGACTTTTTTCGTGGGAACGGTCCTGTGGGCGGCCCTGCGCCGGGTGCCGGTGTATGAAACTTTTGTGACGGGCGCAAAAGATGGATTCGAGACGGCGGTTCGCATCATCCCGCATCTCGTCGGCATGATGGTGGCCATCCGGGTGTTTCGCGATTCCGGGGCCCTGGAGTGGATCACGGGTCTTGTGGCCCAGTGGATATCGGGAATTTTCCCCGCCGAAGTGTTACCGATGGTATTGTTGCGGCCGATCTCAGGGACGGGTTCCCTCACCTATATGATTGATGTGCTGCGCACCCATGGCGGGGATTCGTGGGTAGGCCGGTTGGCTTCAACCATTCAAGGGAGCACAGATACCACTTTGTACGTCATCACCGTGTATTTTGGCAGCGTGGGGATCCGGAAGGTTCGCTATGCCCTAAAGGTGGGGCTGTTGTCCGATCTGGTCAGTGCTGCCGCGTCGGCGGTGGCCGTCTGGTTGGTTTTTGGACCGCCGGGATGA